CCCTTTAGAGTGTCAAATGTCTTGAGGTGTACCTTCCAGGAGATCCTCACATGTAATTCTTTTACACAAATGAATTTTGCCTCTTGAAATGTAGGTTTATTGTAGGACATCCAAACTAACCTTGCTTGCAAATAACCAATTCTCCTTTATACaaatatacataaattttttttcttgttctctCTCTTTGTGACATCATATATCTCCTAAATGTAAAGTCACAAGTCATTTTACCACCAGTGAAGGTGCAAAAAAATGATATGTTGGATGCTATTTTTATCCATGATGGTCATAGAGATAGAGTTAACTAAGCCAATGTAATAAATTGGATTTGAATCAATTGGTCATTCTGTTTGTCTAAATCAGTAGTCTTTGTTGAGTAAAAAAGTAATTTGCTTTTTGGGGGATGACTCAGTAATTTGACAGTGGTTAGTTTGTGTGCTATTCTTGAGTGGGTTTTCTGGCTTTATATTTTGTACATGTATATTCTGTTACACTGGCTCTCTGAATCCTTTTGAATAATAACATCTTTTTCACCTCCCCTCTTCAGGGCATGGTATTGTGGTTATGTTTGGCATTCACTCGgtcaatttttcatttaaatagttCATAGTTGAGCCATAACCTTCATATTGTTACTTGTTTTCTTGTGCTTACTAAGTTCTTTGCCTTTGACTGTTCACTTTTGACTTACTATGATTTTGGGTTTATGCGATGCTTGATGCCAAATCAAGTGGCAAGATACACCCAGTTTTTGTTTAGAACATGATATTTAGGTGCTCCCTTTTCCACATACATCACTTACTCCTTAATGGTGCAAAATATGTTTCAAGTGTTCAGCTATGAAGGTTGATAGCTGGAAAAGATTGTGGTTTCTCTCTTCTCCTCCTTATTTTTAAGCAGTTTGCATTAATGATTCACTTTTTCAGTTTTTCCTTAATTGAGGATCACCGATCTCATTATACTACAAGTCGCATAGTTTTGGTATCTTGGATCTCTTGTCAAAGTGATTTCGATGTCACACAGAGATCAAGCTAGATGGATAAGATGAAGAAAATGTTTAAAGCATGATTTGTGATACCAAATGCCTGTCAAACATGAGGAAAAAATCTACCATACAACTATCAGATGACCAACGCTCTATGGTAGATAATATTAGGCAGTGAAATGTCATTGAGAGCAATAAATAAGTGTAGCAGAGATGAGATGATTAGACATACCAGAAAAGATACGATTAGAAACAAGTGCATTAGGGAGAAAGTTGAAGTAGCCCCTATTGAGAAGATTATGGTGACTCATTTGAGGTGATTTGGACATATGAGAAGAACAATACAAACTTTAGCAAGAAATGTTGATCAAGTGGAAGATAATTCAATTAAAAGTGGTAAAAGAATGCTGAATAAAACTTCAGAAAAAAccattagaaaatatttttgctcTAAAGATTTTTACTGAAAATTTGGCTTTTGACTTTTTGGTAGTTCAATGATGTCAATCTATCTATGTAGCTGACTCCACCTCATGGAGTAAGGCTTGTTGATTTCGGTTTTACCACATATTGTACTTGAATGGTCTTATTAAGTTATTGGATATTCATGCTTCCATCTAAACTTCCTTTTAAGGTTCTAGATCTTTTgcaaatttatgaaattttaagcTAGCCTAGAAGTGTGATTCTTATCAAGAGGCATTTAAACTCTAATAGGCAAGAACAATCCTGCAATATATGCTACAtgaattgaatttatttatttgttttatataataGCCTGTAGTTGTGTCCTAGTTTGCCTTAGAGTTAGATTTGCACCAattttttgtcttatacatGCATAAACCAAacctttctaatttttatttatttataggagTCAAACCATAGACATCTGCGCACCATATCCACCCATCCAGACACTTGAGCTAAGCCTAGGCACATAGGGCCTTGTTAGGCTGAAGGTAAATACTGAAGGTACAAGGATGGATGGGCACATTTGTGCATTAATGTATGGACGTGATAGAATATAAGATGAGAGAGGGAGTTTCCTGCAAAAGTAAGCTAGAAGGAGGTGGGAGATGTCAATGGTAAAGTTAGAGTGGGTGTTGGGATGTGTACTTTTGCTAAATGCTAACTATCGTGGTTTCAATATAACTATACCTATCTTGCATAAGGAACTTTGGGATCAAATATGCATTCCACATGGTGGTAAATCTTAGAAAACCACAGCTGAATGCATGTTTTCCATTAAGAATGACGCTGTCGATACCATCTTTGTCTTGTGAATTGCAAGTACCCCTTCCCCCAAATTCGTGTTTTGTTTGATGCTTGATCTCAGCACTCAAGGTAATACACATGGATAAGGTGGCAATCAACACCTATTGTTGCACAGATAAATGCTAGCAATATACTCCCTAACACACTCTTTGGGACACACTTTCTACTGTTGACTGAAATTTATTAACTATTATAAACTTTGGTAGGTCCCACATCTCATTTGATAAATCTCTCGCCTGATTttgtacttaaaaaaaaagaagttataatAGAGTATGTATTAGAAAGAGTGTGTTGCTAACTCTCCTCTTGTCACATATTATACTGAAGTCTTGATTGGGTCTCGGGGCACAGAATGATGTTGTAAAATTTTCTTGAACTCTATTTTCTTGGTTTGATCATCCTTGTCTTAGATAACAAATTTCCGTCGGACAAAACTTTTCTGTTTTATTGAACAATAACATTACATTACTGGCTTCATTTCCTTGTCTGTGTTCGTTTATGCAGGGACCCTACTCTCTGAAGATGACACTGAAGAATGATCGGGACGAGGTGTTAACTTgcattaagtttaattttaaaattgtttttggaTCTTTTGTGTCTGATATGTAAAGTGTCCTTTGCATGCCTGATCTGGGGGAACTTTTTTGCTTTGTTGTGAAGtgttttattgtattttgtactGGATATCACCTTTCAATTCGAGTCGTATCTTGTAAGGCCAATGTTCTCTAGTGTCAGAGTAATGTCAATGACATTAGACTCATGATGTTGTATAAGGTCCATGACTGGAAATTTTTCTTTCTGTATGATTTGCACAGTACAATCCATAGTTCTAAATTGCGGTCGTGGCTGCTATGATGCAGATTGCAGcatgaaattattatatgattgcACCGAATGCAAAAAAGAATTCTATagttattataataatcattgatatatcttttatatatatgattatttagATTTATGTTCATTTTAAGATTTTGTATTGTTTGCCACCTGCCTCCCACGCTTCCCCAACATCCCACACATCCATATCCATTCGACTAGAAGATTGAAATTTGAATCTttggtttttcttttgattaaaaaaagtgGTAGATAATAGTGTTGAGATTCTGTTGCCGTTGCGTGGTGGCAATTCATGTGATTTAAATTCACACCACACTTGTGGGTAGCCCTGTAATTTAGAACCCTGGTGCAATCCATACAAATTGAATaggaaaatatttatatgttgaAAAACTAACCTTACATTGGGATGGGAGAGAAGagacattattaattttattttgtctgGTTAAAAAATTTAGGGGTGTTTCTGTGTATGGATGTCAGCGAACCAAAGAAACAGAAATGTGGTTAAGgtgagagaagaagaaggtaaATAAACTTCAGCTAAGGTGACATGCATATGAGAAAATGAAAGTCTTCATGTATGctctttttcttcacttttcCATACACTGAATTTTTAGTCAAGGCCTGTGAGAAATGGCTTAATTTTTACTTCTAGGTTGAACAAGTGTGTATAACTGGGCCTTTTATTAGTTAACATAAGAATTGTAAGCTTGAATTTTATAATCtttaattcaccaaaaaaaaaagaaagaattttgTAATACTAGTGGTTATAAAAGTGCTCGAAAATTTCATTCATGACACCGTAAAAACTTCATATTTGATGGCctgaaaaattatgaaaaaaaattgttttgatttttttttattacatgcgGCATGATTGGTTTGATTGATAGAAGGTGGGAATTggtggattttttttatcagcaaaaaacTTCGTATTACATATCATGATCATTAAATTTTCCAGCAATTGGTTATcggatattaaatattataaaagtgaatattaatttgttagtttgatTAAAAATGTCATTTGAGGGGGATTTGAACTCGTCCTTCCTTAACCACTATATCaatcttttattaaatattataattctaTTTAATATACAGTAATCAACTTGTGTTCAATCATCCAATAGCAAGCAAAAGgaacatatatataacaaattaaactGCTCCAGGTTGTCCACCTAATTGATCTTAAAAATACTATGGAGCTTCACGCTATACAAATatgtaagataaaataaaataattagttaagttataaattttatgatgttaTAACAGTATTGTGTTTGCATTTTGCTTAAGCAGGGTTGCTCCAAGTCTCATCATCCGTGCTATACTCTTGTGAAGAGTATTTTGCTTGTTGGTTATGAGAAGGGAGCTTTCACTTGGAGTCATACTCTAAGAAAAGCTAAACATGTAGCAGATGCTCTAGCCAATTATGCTCATTCGATTCAGGCTCATCtgcgtattttttatttatttcgttCCTTTTAACGTAGTTTTGGCTGATGTAGCTTCTATCGTATTTTCGCAGGGTTTCTAGTTTTGTGCTTGGGGTCTTTTCCCTTTTATCGGAAAAAAAAAGGTAGTGTTTGTATATACAtgtctatatttaattttttattattggaaaATACCCAAGTCTCACGTCGGCTGCCTCATTTCTTGGAGTGTAGTTTATATATCTATTAAACAACTCCACTTAATTgtcaattgattttaaattgaaatctaATATAATATCAGCTTATATATCTATTGGACAATAATTAACTTATTCATTCTTACTTGTTAGAAGTTAATGCATGTTTCTCTatttgttttaggttttttttgtctcttttgattaaaaaaaaaaaaaatacttgtatatgtgtataaattgatttttttcttcgttAAGAGTTGTGAAACATATCATTCGACATATACTATTTTcgcttaaatgtattttttttattttgttcaatttacaattttatttattttattttaaaatagaaatattttgttctctctgtttaaaaaaaatgtgattttaatttttatattttaaaataaaaatatttaatccttttattttagaaatttcaaaaatttaatccctatatttttttattaaaaaaatcaacaattttgatccaatctttaattttatctatattttatttcttatattataattaattaaattattttgtgagATACCTTAAATTAATATGTTAAGTCTAGGATTCAAatggattaaaataaaagaaataaaatacaggtaaatttgagaatttgacaaaaatagaaaattttgcctaagatagaaaattaaatgtctctattttaaaacatgagactaaaattgtaaattttttaaaataaaaaaatcaaatattttttttttaaaatgaaaggtcaaaattacatttaaatctattatttttacTGATAAAATGAACTTTGGAATCTCTCTAGATCATTTATAGAAATGATAATCTTCTTGatctttttctaatattttcaaaataaaatattattttaattagttaatctCATTACCCAAATCAATTCAACTGAATTAAGGTCAGATCGGCTGCTTAACAAAAAACAGTAAAACCAATCTAACTCAACTATATTTGTTTGAGAGTTGGGTCTTAAATTGCTCAAAACTTAATTTAACACATCTGCATGATGTTTAGAGAAATATTTAAGAGAGATACTTAGAAGAAATATGAGTAGAAGACAATTTAAATGAGTATATAGGTGGATGAGGGAGAAGCAAAAGTGCATCAACAAACCGGTGGAGTTACGCAATAgaactttaatttttcttctatttttgtattttctttcctttttcatttatttttttcttataagctTATCTACTGTTATGTcttaatttagttatatttattatgtaatttttttataaataaattaatgatatatagagtaataattataaaaataaaaaataaataaaattcataattaatcatCGAAAAATAAGAAATTCTTTGCAttctattaatataaattaaatatttatgaaaaatagaaaCCAATACTTTAGAAATCTAGCTTATTTTCACTTAAATTAATGCAATGTAAATATGTAATGCTCATTATCTTGaacatttaaaatacattatagttatttattaaatttaagagaaatatgatgatagtgataaaaatttattagtttttaaaataatttaaataataatttctgaTTAGATTACGGTTACGGTGTAACAAGATATGAAATAACACATATTATGAAAAAAGCAAAGTGAAATTAAACTTAGCTGGcatcaatttataatataaaatattataaactatcaaatttatatcttatctaataaaataaaacttgagaattagttaagtaaattaatattaaaataaaatttattgattaaattaaacttatatcttatctaaaattaatttatatttttgattgttgatatatatatatatatatatatatatatatatatatatatatatatatatatatatatatatatttttttttttttttttttttcttttttctttttttttctacgtGTATTTTGCAAGCCGTGATGCAATCAATGCCTTATGTAGAATatcagattcttcttcttcctccatcgTGATTAGGGTTTTcggattttcattttatcctcagTTCTTCCACCCTCGTCATCTGCAATTGATTCTTTCTTCCAATCGATAATTGAAGAACACAACATTTCAATTCCTCTCTCGATTTGTTTTGCAAGTTCGATAATCGAAAGTGCCTGGTGATTCGGTACGTTATAGAGCtccattaaagttttttttttattgtcttttttggtttttatttttcccaTTAAATTGCACGTTCTGTACATTTGCAAAAGTTTGCTATCTTTGATTTACTTAATCTTAGTTTGATTTCTCTAAACCTAGGTTCAATTCCAAtcaaaaaatgaattatgaagGGATTTATTTGGGCCTCAGTTCCCAAATTTTGTATGAAACTATGAATTATTTTGGGGCATCTGTTTCAATTTGTTAGTGGAGTGTTCATATGaaactataattattttgtgatatcTGTTTCAATTTATCAGTGGAGTGTTCATATGAAACTAAGATATGGGTACATGCATGATGGCATACAATTGTAGTTTGGGTTATGTGGTTAAGTGATTGGTTTCGGTTTTTGTGGCTTTGATGTCTCAGATGTTGTGTTTACATAGGAGTTGTTTGTGAAAATGAGAAGGCAGGGGCACTATGGGGATCCATCTGCCAACACTTGTGTTGGTGGTAGCCAGATGCATCATATGGCTGGTCAAAGGGGGGAGGCCAAGTCGGGTAATTTTGAAGGACGGCTAGAGGCCTTTACTCCACAGAGAGAGAATCCGTATGCAAATTCCAAGCAGGAGGGTCAGGGTCAGTGGAGATGGGAAATTGATGAAGCAAAGATGTCCAATTCAATGGCATCTCGAATGTTTAATGAAGGCAAGTATTATTCGTTGCCTCTCCATGCTTGCTTATCCTTTTATTTACCTAGCCATGCACTGCATCTGGATTTACAGAAACAGTATGGACACAAATGTTGTGAAGTTGTAGCTAGATATTGTTTTTACAAGTTTTCATGATTGAATGTAATGGCTAGTTAGCGTAatgtatattttcattttttccaaggtcaatatatattcaatatttttttcatgaaattgACAAAAATGTCATGTTGTGTCTTGgttttcactaaaaaaaggCTAGGACCTATGATGCATACTTAAAGGAGCATAGTGTGTATGTATGATATATCTGTCGCTTTTTATGTTGTTGCTAGAAATAAACCACCTGGTAAATGCTATCATGACAGATTAACTCACCCTGCACTTGTGTACAGAaggtttataaaaataatccaGAAAAGTTGAAGGGATGAAGTTTGGATAGAAAGtacaaaggaaaaaatgaagagataatatATGGTATAGTTATAGTTATCTGAATTAATTGTGGTTTATATAcatttttggtccctaaaagtatggcattttttttgttttaattcctgtgaaaattttatttgtttttagtccctaCATTTAACAAAAGCAATGTGGTTTTAGTCTCTTATGAGGGATTTAGAGCACATGATTTGTTACTTTTTAAGgtcttaaaatgaataaatttaaataaaaagtgtttatttttttaaaaatgtctatgtttacaaggaccaaaagtatattttagccaaaattttatatatatatatgtgtgtgtgtgtgtgtgtgtgtgtgtgtgtgtgttgttttTAGTTACTCAATTATACATATAAGGTATAACTATAAGCCTATGACCTCATGTTTTGTTAATGTATAAAACAATGACAAGGTAAAATAAAGTCATAATTTGGAAAAAGATTGGATAAAGGTAAAGATTGAACCTgttcttttttgaaaaatatagacAGGGATAAGAAACTTTATCCATAGGTGTATGTTGATGTGTTATAAGTATAGAGAAGAACATTTAACCATTTACTTCTTGATGTTGCTTGTGTAAAGTGACCGAGGGGAGGCATGTTGTTTTACCCAATTTTATAGTATGTCACTTGTTTTATTCAGAAGGTGATAGAAGATCATGATGTTAGTAGTGTGTTTTTTTcccattaaaagaaaaatgtaccttttaattttgtatatctTCATTAATGATACGTAATTAAGATAATATTGCCCATTCTTGCTTTGCAATTTGTATCATTGCACAAAGAGTTATAACTTCTTTACTAGGATGTGAAAACACTTAAATTTCCTGTAGGCTGTAATTGTTATTCTTTCTTCTGTGTTGCAGTATGGagatttttgtttctaaattagAAGTGAGGTAATAACCCAATACTTCTGACCGTCCTTTGTGAGCAGATTAACGATGATATCATGTGACTCAATTGTCCAGCATAATCCTTTTAAATGTCGTCCTTTCCAATTTGTTGCTAAATGAATGTTTTATTCACATTCCTGACATCCTTCTGTAAAATTTGCTTCTTTTTCAATGAACACGCTTCAAAGAAGTTGTTGAGGTATAGGAGATGAATTTAATTCTTGATGTCTGCTCTTAAGTGGGTTACAATAGTGTTTAGTTCAGCAAACATGGCACATCTTCAGAACCTATCTTACTTTTGAATTGTTAAAACATTAGCTTCCATGTCTAGAATGCCTGGTTACAGGTTTGCCATTTATATCATGGAAATAGTTTTCAAACTCCTAAACTTAGGGGAGCCATTTCATGTTCTAGTGTAGGTCAGGGGGTTGATGCTTCAAAGTCCTATTTTCAAGGGCCGAGCCGGAACAACAGTGATTCCAGATCTCAGGCTCATGGAGAAGATATGGATGTTGGGTATGAAGGAAATCATTTATCACAATCTTTTGAAGGTCTTGAGCAGAATTTTCATGATGACATTATTAAACTCACCAAAGAACAGAATGACGCTGAAGATGCAGAATATGCCAGACACAGAGAGGTttgtgttaaaaataaaataaaaagtattaatttgtTACTGTGTTCTTGAAGTACCCTAAATCTTCTACGCATTTTGCaacttttttgtctttttttctttctttttcttaatagATGAACCCATAATCATGCAACACCCTTGATGGACTGGATCCAGTTTTGCAGACCTCACTAGGTTTAAATTACCTCTTGGGCATCAGCACACTGAAAACGGGACAAATAATGAGCCACATGGAAAGACTGCTTGTTGGGTATTTAGattttataaactaattatcataataataataaaatcaatcagttttttttttttttttttcaattaagtgTTCCAGACTTCTAGGGTGTAAAACTTATTTCTAATATTCATTTTGAAAACTTGCCCTGCTCTCATTTGATTACTTGTCTTAGTTATGACTTGCATGCAGGTTACCTTGTTGAGGTTTGGACAGTCTTGTTTTGTCAGGTGGCATTGTTATACACGTTTTATGCTACTGTATAGTCAATAAAGTATACAACATTTAAGACAGTTTCCCTTTTTATAGCTGAAATGTGATGATCTAAACAGAAAGGTGCCAAAAGGAAGAAATGCATTTATGCTCAATTCTGTAGTCTTGTTTCCTCTGTAAGAGTAAAGCTTGCTTCTCTTCGTAAGAATTGGGTTTCACTTTGGCACAAGACCTTATGGGATTTGTTCAACAGCTTGTTTGTTTTTGAAGATGTTAAAGATACTTTTGAAGCGGTAAAACTTTTTATAGCTGTTACAGTAAGAAACACATTAAGGAGATATAGTTTCTCTTCTAgaatcatccatttgcatgtatTGAACTGCATCCCAGGAACGCAAGCTTATCAATGGGTTGCTAAATGTATTTTCCATCATATTTGATAAACTTGAAGTCATTATGCAAAGTCACAAATACTGCAGTTATATACTGCTTTTTTCATCTTAGTTGATAAACTTGATGAGATGATACAAAACTACTAATACTGCAGTTATGTGTTCTTTTTTGCATCTTTCAAACTATGAAGTAACCCAGTGCTGTCAGATCTTAGTTGTGTTacatttttattgtattatatatatatatatgtatatatatatatatatatatatatatatatatatataatacaataaaaatgaaaataaattaatattaatttatgaattctGATCCATTTTATGATACTTACTGAATATTAAATGGATGTACAAAATCACCTTTGCAAGAGTGGTTTTTGTTCTCGAGTTAGGTTCTTCTGTCTGCCAACTGTGAGCACTGGGTCTAGTTCTGTCACCTGCATCTTTGTATTTTAAGAAATCTGTCACTATATTTTGAAGCTGGATATTTGCAGCACATCGGGTGTGATGAAGATAATCTTATTCATGTTGAAttctgttgattttttttttttttttttatatatattctctaAAACTATGTCTTAATTGAGCTTTAAAATAAGCTGTACGTATatcttttcagaaaataaatgcAATCAATGCTCAGTATGAGGAAAAACTGGCAGCACTCCGAGCTCAGCATAGCAGCCGCAGAGCTGAATTTCTTCAAAGGGAATCACATGCTAGGCAACAGC
Above is a window of Glycine soja cultivar W05 chromosome 12, ASM419377v2, whole genome shotgun sequence DNA encoding:
- the LOC114380217 gene encoding uncharacterized protein LOC114380217 isoform X1 — its product is MRRQGHYGDPSANTCVGGSQMHHMAGQRGEAKSGNFEGRLEAFTPQRENPYANSKQEGQGQWRWEIDEAKMSNSMASRMFNEGQGVDASKSYFQGPSRNNSDSRSQAHGEDMDVGYEGNHLSQSFEGLEQNFHDDIIKLTKEQNDAEDAEYARHREKINAINAQYEEKLAALRAQHSSRRAEFLQRESHARQQQYQQIIRDPYPSGGMAPGDPHGYNNVNASGTGEVQRGYSADHLDPYRERARFLGGGRDQGFEPRGEIAYIDIIYALSSFPSFYYTVHGNYCFLAVVIYIDQHWRCTPLHWCCALKRRTTRIFLVCVYENL
- the LOC114380217 gene encoding uncharacterized protein LOC114380217 isoform X3; this translates as MRRQGHYGDPSANTCVGGSQMHHMAGQRGEAKSGNFEGRLEAFTPQRENPYANSKQEGQGQWRWEIDEAKMSNSMASRMFNEGQGVDASKSYFQGPSRNNSDSRSQAHGEDMDVGYEGNHLSQSFEGLEQNFHDDIIKLTKEQNDAEDAEYARHREKINAINAQYEEKLAALRAQHSSRRAEFLQRESHARQQQYQQIIRDPYPSGGMAPGDPHGYNNVNASGTGEVQRGYSADHLDPYRERARFLGGGRDQGFEPRGPYPGGRVYDTGSRYYN
- the LOC114380217 gene encoding uncharacterized protein LOC114380217 isoform X2, which codes for MHHMAGQRGEAKSGNFEGRLEAFTPQRENPYANSKQEGQGQWRWEIDEAKMSNSMASRMFNEGQGVDASKSYFQGPSRNNSDSRSQAHGEDMDVGYEGNHLSQSFEGLEQNFHDDIIKLTKEQNDAEDAEYARHREKINAINAQYEEKLAALRAQHSSRRAEFLQRESHARQQQYQQIIRDPYPSGGMAPGDPHGYNNVNASGTGEVQRGYSADHLDPYRERARFLGGGRDQGFEPRGEIAYIDIIYALSSFPSFYYTVHGNYCFLAVVIYIDQHWRCTPLHWCCALKRRTTRIFLVCVYENL